The genomic region GGCTGGGGCTCCCTGCTCGGTGCTGGTCCCGGAGCAGTTGGATGTGCGCGTACCCTCGCCGCGTCCCGGGGACCTGGACCGTGCACCCGCCTCCCTGCGGCTCTCTGAAGCTCCGCTGCAGGCCACGGGTCCGCACCTCCGACCCTGGCGCTCGGTGTCACCCCGCACTCTGCGGTCTGGCTCCGCACAGACCCGTGCGCGTGCTGACCCCGCTTCACCCGCGGTCCCTGGCTCTGGTCGCTGCCCGCCCCGGGCCTGGCCTAGCTTAGGCGGCAGCccttggtggggggtggggggcggtcCGATTTACCCCAGCTTCTCCCGAAGCATCTCCACAAATGGCTTCTTAAGTAGAAGACAAGCAGCCTAGGCGTGGGGGCCTGGGGAGAATGGTGACCCTCTGGCGTTTGTCTGTCAGGGTCTGCTTGTCACACTTAAGATGCTCTGAGTTTAGGAAGGAATTTGGCCTTCCCAGACCCCTGGGATGCTCTCGCAATGCCAGACTATGTTGGTTTCTGCTGGGTACTTTGCCCAAATTTATCTCAGCCCATGGGGATGTTGGAGAGGGGGCGCCTGGCACCTTGTGCCAGCGAAAGACCCACTGGAGTGACCTGGCTGGAAATGGACGAGTGGAAGTGGCTCAAGCAGGGCCTCTGGGCCGCGTCTTACTGTGTCTCCGTCTAGGGCTCCGTGCTGGCATTCTCTTGGCGAAATTCTTCCCCCTGCTCTTCTTGTACCCTCTCACCTACCTGGCTCCTGGCTTCTCCACCCTCTGGCTCCATCTGCTTTTGAAAGCCACAGAGACCTCTGGGCCAACATATATCAAACTGGGCCAATGGGCCAGCACCCGGCACGATCTCTTTTCAGAGGCTTTCTGTGCCCAGTTCTCCAAGCTGCATGTCCAGGTGACCCCCCACCCTTGGGCCCACACGGAATGCCTACTCCAGCAGGCGTTTGGGGAGGATTGGGGCAGCCTCCTGTTTTTCGAGACCCAGGAGCCTGTGGGTTCAGGGTGCGTGGCCCAAGTGTACAAAGCATTCGCTAGCACTACCTTGCTGGAGAAGGACAGAGCCTGGAGACTTGGGCAACTCTCTGTCCCATGGCTGTCCTCAGGATCTGGGGCAGTCTGGATGCTGGGAGGGTCCTTTGTGAAGGAGTGGAAGCCTTCGGAAAGCCTTGCCGATGAAGCATTTGTAGAAAAGCTGCTTCTCCCTAAAGCTGACCTTGTTAGGTCAGAAGGGAGCATGCCTCAGGTTCCTGGCCACCCACCTAAATCAGATCACCTCGTCCCAGTCGCAGTAAAAGTAAGTGCTCTCACAACCCTAGTGTGGTGCGCCCCATCTTTGATGAGCTATCCTGGTATAGGAGCCACGTCTAAACATGAAATATGAAGTTcatttatatcacacacacatatacacacacccatagGTGCAGCTGACAAGTTATCTCTTGCAGTATTTCTAGTGCTAGTGCACCTTCGTTCTGACTTCAACCATCATCTGAGGTCAGGCTTGGGATTTTCCCCTTGTGTTAGGTAAGTCCTTAAAACGTTTCAGATTCGGCAGcattttgagttttttattttgaattagaaTATAGGCTGCTCAACCTGTATTCTTGTTAGCTCAGTCAATGCTTGTTAAATGCAAGCTGtttcatcccttcctccctccctccctccctccctccctccctccctccctccctccctccctccctccctcatctgtttGTGGTAGTGAAGATTGAACCTAGGATGGAATCAAATTTAGTTCACACATGCTACGCCACTGAGCTTCATTCTACTTTCTGTTTGGAGACAAGGCCTTGCGAAGTTAGTTTCCCAGACCGGTCTTGAACCTATGACTCTTCCCTCCCAAGTATCAGGGATCACTGGTGCTGCTAGGTCTCCAGGCTCAAGTTGTTTCCTTGGTAGTCCCAGAGCTCACTGTGGAGGaccacagagctctgcctgcctccgcctcctgtgtgctggaattcaaggtgtCTTCCTCCACTACAGATCCTGGTTTCATTTCCTGACTTTGTGGGGGTGGTATGAATAGTCTGAGGGAGGGGGAAAATGACTTGGATTTTGCTATTTCCAAAATCTTGAGTGGCGGTACCACCACCCCGGAGCATCATGGGTTACTACCCTTGATTTGAGGAGAGGCTCTGGTTCTTCTATGGTGGGAGTCGGTGCTTCCTAGGTCAGATGCTGTCTCCTGATTCTGTCTTGTCTCCTGGTTCTGTCTGGTAGGTGTTACACCCTGGCCTGCTCACTCAGGTGTACATGGATTTACTGCTGATGAAGATCGGTAGCCAAGCCCTGGGGCTTTTACCCGGAGTCAAATGGCTTAGCTTGCCTGAGATTGTGGAGGAATTTGAGAAGCTCATGGTCCAACAGGTGACTCCTTCTCTCAGCTGTAAATAGCACCTACCATAGTTCTTCCGAGCAGGTGAATAGGTAGGTCATTTCCCAGGGTGTTCACAGAGCGTGAGAGCTGTTAATCAATGTGGGTACTGCTTGTTGATGCAACAAAGAAGGCCCCGTCCACCAGTTTCATACAGGTAGGCTATTTCTTGCGTATACTCAGGTAACTTGAGGGAAGAGGGAGCTCTTTGGAGTGGTTTTCGGATCCATTTTCTCTGCAAGATTGGCCCGGCCAGTAAACTGGAAAACCAGAACTGCGCTGCTATCACCACAGAGGCCAAGGAATAGAGACAAAAATTGAACCttgacatttttttattttacattttatttattcctgtGTGGTATATGGAGATGGGGAGGCATATGCATAAgtcagaggactttttttttaaagatttatttattatgtatagtgttctgtctgcatgtttgcctgcacaccagaagagggcaccagatctcattacagatggctgtgagctgccatgtggttgctgggaattgaactcaggacctctggaaggagagtcagtgcttttaacctctgagccatcactccagctcccAGAGGGCACTTTTGAGGagctagttctctccttcctcagggTGAGTCTTTGAGACTGACACTCCCATGGCACCAAGTgtttttgcccactgagccatttcactggcccagAATTGAATCTTTAAATTGTGCTTTATTTAGAGAGCCTGCAACTTGAGAAGGTAATAGATaacatcttttaaagaaagacCTGCCTTACGCATTTTCTCCAGTTAGCAGGTTTATAGGGTGGCTGGGAGCGGGAAACAAAGGCAGTCACTCAGCCCAGAGCTCGGTCTTGCCCTTCTAGGCAGTCTGTTGGCTGTAGTTTGGAGATTGTGCCCCTCTGGCGCTTGTCATTTGCGCTCTTCCCCAGTTCCATCTCCATAGTCGGTGTGGAATGGTGCGGACATGGAAGATGTAAGAGATTTTATGGACTGGCCAGGAGGTGGGAAAATCTCTTCCTTCCagcctgccagccagagagcacTTGGGAAATGCAGTCTCTCTTTGTGCCTCAGGGTAAAATGAAACTAAGTGGGTTATATTAACTCTGCCACCATCAGAGGCTGAACTCTGAGCAAGAAGACTCATTagctttgttttactttgtttttagagCTAATAGAGTAGACCTTCTCCCTGTTGGAGACCCTTAAGGGCATTTGTTTAAGTAGCCAGACTTGGTAAACTTATGTTGAAGGTGCCTGGGTCTTCAAGTGGACATTGGTACTGGCTCCCTATTGGACAGGGTTTCAGAAGCTGTGCACCAAGACTTCTTATatatctttgaatatttttaagttCCAGGCACTCATTTTGATGTTTCGAAAGTATTTGGGTACCTGGTGTGGTAGCCcagacctgtgatcccagcacctaggatCAGAGGCGGCATATGTCTGTAAATTCAAGTCCAGCTTAATCCAAGTGTGTTCCGGGAAGCTAGGTCCTATTTCAAAAGCCAAAAATGGACAATAAAGCAAGTGTTTGGACTGTTGGAGTAAGCAGAGCTGCAGTGAATCTTTCCCAACAGTTCTGAAGACAGCCTGGGGTAGAGAGAGATTCGGCTCATTGGTGTCTTCCCACGGTAGAAGGAGCTAGGGTCTCAGGCCTTGTGTAAGATGCTACAGAGCTGCATCCTCAAGACCTAATCGCTCTACAAAGCTCTACTTGGAGACTAGGATTTCAAATAGGAATTTGTGGGAGACTGAGAGGTGTGTGTAGAGGGGTGATACGGCATCTAGACCAGATGAGATTGGCTTTCTATCCTGGAGTATTGCAAGTTTGATGAAAAGGCATTAAAGCAGAGAAAATGGCTTCTAGTCTGACCACTGTCTTAATTTTGACTCCTGACTTCACCTCCCTTCTGAGCTTCAGCTCCATCAAAAGCCTGATAGGCGTCAGAGCCCCATCTCTGGAAACTCACATCCCCATGTCTTACCCATTTGTTTACCCAGCCTCTCCGGCTAACGTGACTGACAGGTGCCGCACATTGCAGGCCAGAGTGTTTGTCTAAGAGCCTGTGACTGCTCATTTGTGTAGTCAGGTCACAGTTACTACACTCTCAGGAGCGAGGGGTCTCAGGCCACATGGGTGCCCAGCACTCTGTAAGACTTGATGGCGTggtagaggaagggaaggggcacCAGAGGAGGTGGATCTAGAGAGGAGCGGGAGCCAAACGGCGACCCACCTGGGTGTCATCCTCCAGAGCAGAGGTTTCAGCCcggagagatggtgcagtggtttcagagcacttgctgctcttgcagaggatccacccgctctgtgtaactccagttccgggagaCCTGGCCGCCTCTTTTGAGCTCTGTGGGCAACAGGCGTGCACACAAAAgacttatacatataaaacaaatcttatttctttgtttgtttttgagatagggtttctctttgttgccctggctgtcctggaacttgctctgtagaacagtctggcctcgaactcacagagtggcaccaccactgcccagcaaatttttaaaaaagtttttttaaaagactggATGTCACCTTTCACATAGCATGGATATAGTCAGACAGATTCGGAGAAAGGTTGGgaagtttattaaaatataaatggggCTGGGcaactgggtagtggtggcacatgcctttaatcccagcacttgggaggcagaggcaggtggatctctgtgagttcgaggccagcctggtctacaagagttagttccaaaacaggaaccaaagctacagagaaaccctgtttcgaaaaatcaaaaaacaaacaaaaataaatgggcTGGGCATTCAGCTGTGGCAGTTGCTTCAGTAGGTTGAGGGCAAGGCCGTCCCTGTGTGGAAGTAACTGCAGCATATTGGTCATAATGGAAGGAGAGGGCAAGTGGGCTAGGCTAGTCGGGCACTGGGGGCACTAAAAAGAGCCGTGGAGTCAGATGGACATCCAGCAGCTGCTGCGAAGGGGGCCCAGATCTCATCCTGGGATCTGGTCTGCCATGGAGGAGTTCATGGGGATAGTGGgtgtttttctgcttttgtggAAGCTGTGGGCTAGCTAGTGTGTCTTCTCTGAGGTTCCTGGTGCAGCCAGGGAAGCTggtaaggaaagaaggaaggggaccGTGCTGACCTGGTCCCCCCAGCACCTCAGAGGTGTTCCCTGTGTCCACGCTAACTCTTCTTTCCTCCGACTCTGCAGATAGACCTGCGTTATGAAGCTCGGAATCTAGAACACTTTCAGCACAACTTTGAGAACATGACATCTGTGAGATTCCCCACCCCGCTGCACCCCCTCATCACGAGGGATATACTGGTGGAGACATATGAAGTAAGAGCTTGGTTCTGCAGTCACCCATAGCTGGCTGTCCCCACAGAGACTTCATGATGGAGAGAGGATGTGCTTCTCCTATGGAAAACGGGGAGAGGGTTGAGAGTGCAAGGTCCTGGGGTCTGCAAAAAATGAGCCTACTTGCGCCTAGACTCTGGGAGGAGCCGGAGGAAGAGGCGGGATGGAGTGAGCTGGTCCCGAGAGTGCAGGTAGCCGGAGGAAGAGGCGGGATGGAGCGAGCTGGTCCCGAGAGCTGCAGGTAGCTGGAGGAAGAGGCGGAATGGAGTGAGCTGGTCCCGAGAGTGCAGGTAGCCGGAGGAAGAGGCGGGATGGAGTGAGCTGGTCCCGAGAGCTGCACGCAGCCTCAGGCTTCTAGAACTGAAAACTTACTCAGCTGTCCTCATGGTAACCTCATGGCACTGTCCCAGGGAAATGTGTTTGACAGAGGAAGTGTTCAGAAGCATTTGCCTTAGCTGCCCCCAGACCTGTCTCGTTAGGAAACGGTGGTGGCATCCAGGGGCTTGTTTCCTAGCTGCGTAGCTCTGAGCCCTCTCTTAGGCTCGCTGggctttctaaataaaatatgttcCGTTTCATTGCCTTGACAAAGGGAACCAAGTGTTGATTTGCTGGTTGTCCATTCTTCTGGCTCTCCTGTCTTTTCCTGCTGGAGCTCCAGCCTGTCTCTGTTGgatgatttctttcttgttttagtttgctttgagacagtcttacacattccaggttggtcttaaacttTCTGACCTTACACCGctgtccttcctgcctctgcctcccacctcgcCTGACACTTGGCTCGCTCTCAGCACCTGCTCCTGTCTTTTCCCAGGGCTCCAAGCATCTCTTTCCTGTTAGTAGCTGAGTCAATGGCTGCAAACCCCTGGGCATTTCTTTTGAGAAGTAAATGAAGGAAATAGATTAAAACCACTGTGTTAGAGACAGATTTATAGGGGTTCTCGGATCAGCTTCTGGGTCCTCTTGCTGTCTGAGGAAGAGTGACATGGCCAGCGGGTTAAAGCTGTCTCCCTGCTGTCTTTAAGGAGAGTGTTCCGGTGTCCAGCTACCAGCAGGCAGGAATTCCTGACGACCTGAAGAGGAGGATTGCACAGCTGGGGATCAACATGCTTTTGAAGATGGTGAGCTGGAGGCCCTGGATGTTGAGGTTCAGTACATGGGCAGATGAGGGCTCTGCCAGGCATCGGCAGGTTGGGAACATCAGCTGAGTGAAGTCCCCCAAACGCTCCTGTGACCTGAAGCTTGTGCTGAGCCCTTGATCTGTGGTGTGCATTCATGTGCTATGGAAAGAGTGGTAGGCACACAGTGTAGATCAACAGCAGGTATGATACTGCAGGTGTGTTAGATactgcttcattcattcattcattcattcattcagtattTGTGGAGTACCTGCTGTATGCCAAGTGCTGAGTTAAGTGTTGGACTTACTAAAACAGGCCTGACTACAGGGTAAACCAGTGGGGAAGAAGCACATGCCATTGGGGGCCTGTGCTCAAGGATGAGCTTGAAGGGACCTTTTGTGGACCCTGGGCTTCACTCAGGAAGTGATTCTATTCCATCTGGGATGGGGAGGCTGTGTCACCAACATGAAGACAAATGGTGGGACTTGTCTGGAGACAGCAGCCTGTGCCCAGGTTGTGTGTGCTGGGAGACGTGAAGGCACATCGTGCAGAATAGCTCAGAGTCAGGACTTCAGTCCATGGGCATGGAGCTCATCTGAGTTCTCGTTCCCCCCAAATATTTCAGCTTTCATTATTACAACATTTGCTGAAGTAtgcccccccacatgcacacatatagttaagttgagacaggttctttctgTATAGCCTAGCGTGAGGTGAAACATTAGAgagcccagggtgacctcaaactcacattaAGCCTCTGCCTCCACTATTTAAGGtttatgggccaccatgcctggccagtaTACAGGTcttaagtgtattttaaaatttgcagGTTTCTAAAAGTTTGCCTGGTGCCCAGgaaagccaggagagggcattaaataacctggagctggagttacagatggttgtgagctgccgtgtgggtgctgggacaacAACCCAGGTTCCGGggcagagcagctggtgctcttaatcactgagccacctttttTAGCGTGTGTATGCGTGAACTCGGACATACCCCTGCGTGTGCATGGGAGTCAAAGGACAACATACAGGAGCCAGTCctctgtccatcacgtagatcctctgtccatcacgtagatcctgtccatcacgtagatcctgtccatcacgtagatcctctgtccatcacgtagatcctgtccatcacgtagatcctgtccatcacgtagatcctctgtccatcacgtagatcctgtccatcacgtagatcctctgtccatcacgtagaccctctgtccatcacgtagaccctgtccatcacgtagatcctctgtccatcacgtagatcctgtccatcacgtagatcctgtccatcacgtagatcctgtccatcacgtagatcctgtccatcacgtagatcctgtccatcacgtagatcctgtccatcacgtagatcctgtccatcacgtagaccctgtccatcacgtagatcctctgtccatcacgtagatcctgtccatcacgtagatcctgtcCAGCACGTAGACcctgtccatcacgtagatcctctgtccatcacgtagatcctgtccatcacgtagatctTGTCCATCACGTAGACcctgtccatcacgtagatcctctgtccatcacgtagatcctgtccatcacgtagatcctgtccagcacgtagatcctgtccatcacgtagatcctctgtccatcacgtagatcctgtccatcacgtagatcctgtccatcacgtagatcctgtccatcacgtagatcctgtGCACCACGTAGATCCTGTCCACCACGTAGatcctgtccatcacgtagatcctgtccatcacgtagatcctgtccatcacgtagatcctgtccatcacgtagatcctgtccatcacgtagatcctgtccatcacgtagatcctgtccatcacgtagatcctgtccatcacgtagatcctgtccatcacgtagatcctgtccatcacgtagatcctgtccatcacgtagatcctctgtccatcacgtagatcctgtccatcacgtagatcctgtccagcacgtagatcctgtccatcacgtagatcctctgtccatcacgtagatcctgtccatcacgtagatcttgtccatcacgtagatcctgtccatcacgtagaccctgtccatcacgtagatcctgtccatcacgtagatcctgtgtccatcacgtagatcctgtccatcacgtagatcctctgtccatcacgtagatcctctgtccatcacgtagatcctgtccatcacgtagatcctctgtccatcacgtagatcctctgtccatcacgtagatcctgtgtccatcacgtagatcctctgtccatcacgtagatcctctgtccatcacgtagatcctgtccatcacgtagatcctgtccatcacgtagatcctgtcCATCACATAGATCCTGTCCAGCACGTAGatcctgtccatcacgtagatcctgtccatcacgtagatcctctgtccatcacgtagatcctctgtccatcacgtagatcctgtccatcacatagatcctgtccatcacgtagatcctgtccatcacgtagatcctctgtccatcacgtagatcctgtccatcacgtagatcctctgtccatcacgtagatcctctgtccatcacgtagatcctctgtccatcacgtagatcctgtccatcacgtagatcctctgtccatcacgtagatcctctgtccatcacgtagatcctgtcCAGCACGTAGATCCTCTGTCCATCATGTAGATCCTCTGTCCATCATGTAGatcctgtccatcacgtagatcctgtccagcacgtagatcctgtccatcacgtagatcctgtccatcacgtagatcctgtcCATCACATAGATCCTGTCCAGCACGTAGatcctgtccatcacgtagatcctctgtccatcacgtagatcctctgtccatcacgtagatcctctgtccatcacgtagatcctgtcCATCACATAGATCCTGTGGGTCAAACTCaagtggtcaggcttggtggcaagcacctttacctgctgaactatcTTACTGGCCtcataatgaattttaaaaacccATTCCTTAGTCCTGATGCAGGCAGTGGAAGGATATGAGGCAGAGACATCAGCTAGCCATGGCATAGCTTATCAGCGTGGAGTTGGGCTCGAGGACCCAGGTGAGGCAAGGAGCTGGGTACTGTTGTGGAGGAGCCAGAGGCAAAtggtgatttcattttcttttttgaaacagggtctcatgtcaGGGGCCAGCCTCGACCAAAATACCTTTCTCCAGAAATGGAGGCGTGgacatttagaaatatagtagAGAATATGAAGacgcaaatgaaaataataaaacacagaaacatgtaggatagtatcaggagagAATTTTttagtgagtactgaaaattcacccgtgtttaatttccaactggttAACATACCCCTggccccaaaaggtaggagtaaaacAAAAGGCTGCATTCACATACAAATTGTAAGTCACGGGCTACATTCATCGCTCACGCCCTAGGTTCACGCTCTAGACCAAACACTCTGTAGgaaaaccactccctgggtggaatcccaagttatttccatgaagggaactggaacttagttggatccttagacttatGTTTGAGGTTggaaccaactacttccctattccaggagcacaaggtctggcaaTTAGCCACATCTGTTGCCTCTGATTTacaactaggtgggacctttgtctGGAGGTAGAcgcacaataaccttgaatgaacaagtcccaaactctctgactttGGCCTCTACAggcttgaacttgctgtgtagctgaggatggctttggAACTCCTGATCCTAGTTTCTCTACCACCCACGTGCTATGGCTCAAGTGTACCGGCACACTGGGCTGGTGTTGATTCTATAATATATTTGGGTCTCTCATCTGGGAAGCCCTGAGTGAACTTTTCTATCTCATGCCTGTCCGTCCAGATGAGGAGGAGTGGCAGAGGCCTCATCTAGAGGGGTTCTGTCTTCTACCAGGCAGTGGGGATCTCAGTGGTGCCTCTAACCACCAGGAAGTGCCTGGAACCAGGAGTGTGAAAAAAGGCTATGGATGCTCTCAAACACTTGAGCCATATAGGATAGTACTTGGAATCCCTGGGGATCGAGGGAGGGGAAGTAAGTGTGGGGGCATCCAGAGGTTTTTGCCTGGCTGGTCAGGAGCTGAGGTTGTCTCCTGATGAGTGGGGGTGAATGCAGGGGAGACAGGAGGTTTGAAACTGTTGCTTTGGTTCTGAGAAAGAACTCGGAGTGTAGAAGGACTGTCCGGTGGTGTCAAAGCCACACTGATACTTCAGGGATTGGAGGCACATTTGAGCTATCTGTGATCTGGAGCAGAATTGATCTGGTATTATCTGAATCTAGATGATCCAGATGTTAGTTCTATCATCTACTACCTGGGGACGAGGAGGGACAGTTGAGGCAGGACCTTGAATCTCTGCCCTTGATCTTCTAGCACTTgagaactggaggcaggaggatttcttagttcaggaccaggctgggctacatgagaccctgtgtcataaaattaaaacccaaaccaaacagaaCCAAACCTTTGACTTGGCTTATCCCTGTGCAAATTCTTGTTTAAGAGCCCCTAGCTGCAAGGGCTTGTGGAATGCCCGCCCCTGTGACTTGTCACTGGCAGCCTGCCGTCCCCTAAAACCTTTTCTGCAGGTACCCAGTGGTGCTAGGCCGGGAGGGTGGACGCAGACCTGACTGGTGCAGTCTCTTCCAGATATTTGTGGATAACTTTGTACATGGAGACCTTCACCCTGGGAACATCCTGGTCCAGGGTGCTGGTGGATTGTCCCCACGCCTGGACACTCAACAGCGGCAGGTGAATGTCCACGACACACTGGTGACTACCATAGCACCTGCCTTGTGCCCCCTGCGCCTGGTGTTGTTGGATGCTGGCATTGTGTCAGAGTTGCAGGCTTCAGACCTGAGGAATTTCCGGGCAGTTTTCCTGGCTGTAGCACTGGGGCAGGTGAGACTCACTGGGGTTGGCCCTTTAGAAAGCCCGTGGTTGCCAGGATGCTGTGGTTGgacgcgagtgtgtgtgtgtgggggcactgACAATGTGCtggttctcaggcttggcagcttAAGGTTGGCACCCTTAGTTGGGAAGTCATTCTTCTTTCCTGCATTGTGGGACTCCAGTTTCTCTTACTCTCTCAGCTAAATTGTTGGCATGGTGGGGACAGGACTCTagctttaagaattttttttatttactattttgtgtgtgatgtgtgtgtgagtgcaggtgagaCATGGCGTGCGCGGGATGGGCAGGTGAGACGTGGCGTGCGCGGGATGGGCAGGTGAGACATGGCGTGCGCGGGATGGGCAGGTGAGACGTGGCGTGCGCGGGATGGGCAGGTGAGACGTGGCGTGCGCGGGATGGGCAGAGGACACTTTGAGGACAAGAGCACCGTGTGCCTGCTCTGCTCTCCAAGCCGCTTTTCTTGTTTACCTCCAGGGCCACAGAGTAGCTGAGCTCATCCTGCATCATGCCCGGGCCAATGAGTGCAAGGATGTGGAGAGGTTCAAGGCTGAGATGGCTACTCTGGTGACCCAGGCCAGGAAGAACACCCTCACACTGGAGAAGGTAGGTAGGCACCGTGCGCTTGGGCAGAGCCGAGCTCACACGAGGGTCCACTTCACAGGGAGTCTGCAAAGAgtagttttttggggggtggagtTGAGAtgggtattttttttatgtgtgtgtatagccctgactgtcctggaacttgctctgcagaccaggctagcctggaactcagagatctgcctgcttctgcctcccaagtactgagattaaagatgtgtactgcCCTGCAGACGGTAGAGTTTTTGACAAAAAAATATGTCTTGTTCTCACATCTTCTAAGAAGCTCA from Microtus pennsylvanicus isolate mMicPen1 chromosome 19, mMicPen1.hap1, whole genome shotgun sequence harbors:
- the Adck2 gene encoding putative aarF domain-containing protein kinase 2 isoform X5, with the protein product MVTLWRLSVRVCLSHLRCSEFRKEFGLPRPLGCSRNARLCWFLLGTLPKFISAHGDVGEGAPGTLCQRKTHWSDLAGNGRVEVAQAGPLGRVLLCLRLGLRAGILLAKFFPLLFLYPLTYLAPGFSTLWLHLLLKATETSGPTYIKLGQWASTRHDLFSEAFCAQFSKLHVQVTPHPWAHTECLLQQAFGEDWGSLLFFETQEPVGSGCVAQVYKAFASTTLLEKDRAWRLGQLSVPWLSSGSGAVWMLGGSFVKEWKPSESLADEAFVEKLLLPKADLVRSEGSMPQVPGHPPKSDHLVPVAVKVLHPGLLTQVYMDLLLMKIGSQALGLLPGVKWLSLPEIVEEFEKLMVQQIDLRYEARNLEHFQHNFENMTSVRFPTPLHPLITRDILVETYEESVPVSSYQQAGIPDDLKRRIAQLGINMLLKMIFVDNFVHGDLHPGNILVQGAGGLSPRLDTQQRQGHRVAELILHHARANECKDVERFKAEMATLVTQARKNTLTLEKNVWQTLS
- the Adck2 gene encoding putative aarF domain-containing protein kinase 2 isoform X2, producing the protein MVTLWRLSVRVCLSHLRCSEFRKEFGLPRPLGCSRNARLCWFLLGTLPKFISAHGDVGEGAPGTLCQRKTHWSDLAGNGRVEVAQAGPLGRVLLCLRLGLRAGILLAKFFPLLFLYPLTYLAPGFSTLWLHLLLKATETSGPTYIKLGQWASTRHDLFSEAFCAQFSKLHVQVTPHPWAHTECLLQQAFGEDWGSLLFFETQEPVGSGCVAQVYKAFASTTLLEKDRAWRLGQLSVPWLSSGSGAVWMLGGSFVKEWKPSESLADEAFVEKLLLPKADLVRSEGSMPQVPGHPPKSDHLVPVAVKVLHPGLLTQVYMDLLLMKIGSQALGLLPGVKWLSLPEIVEEFEKLMVQQIDLRYEARNLEHFQHNFENMTSVRFPTPLHPLITRDILVETYEESVPVSSYQQAGIPDDLKRRIAQLGINMLLKMIFVDNFVHGDLHPGNILVQGAGGLSPRLDTQQRQVNVHDTLVTTIAPALCPLRLVLLDAGIVSELQASDLRNFRAVFLAVALGQGHRVAELILHHARANECKDVERFKAEMATLVTQARKNTLTLEKVKLESNFASIVFAIMVLEGLGRSLDPKLDILEAAKPFLLQGGGFL
- the Adck2 gene encoding putative aarF domain-containing protein kinase 2 isoform X1, which gives rise to MVTLWRLSVRVCLSHLRCSEFRKEFGLPRPLGCSRNARLCWFLLGTLPKFISAHGDVGEGAPGTLCQRKTHWSDLAGNGRVEVAQAGPLGRVLLCLRLGLRAGILLAKFFPLLFLYPLTYLAPGFSTLWLHLLLKATETSGPTYIKLGQWASTRHDLFSEAFCAQFSKLHVQVTPHPWAHTECLLQQAFGEDWGSLLFFETQEPVGSGCVAQVYKAFASTTLLEKDRAWRLGQLSVPWLSSGSGAVWMLGGSFVKEWKPSESLADEAFVEKLLLPKADLVRSEGSMPQVPGHPPKSDHLVPVAVKVLHPGLLTQVYMDLLLMKIGSQALGLLPGVKWLSLPEIVEEFEKLMVQQIDLRYEARNLEHFQHNFENMTSVRFPTPLHPLITRDILVETYEESVPVSSYQQAGIPDDLKRRIAQLGINMLLKMIFVDNFVHGDLHPGNILVQGAGGLSPRLDTQQRQVNVHDTLVTTIAPALCPLRLVLLDAGIVSELQASDLRNFRAVFLAVALGQGHRVAELILHHARANECKDVERFKAEMATLVTQARKNTLTLEKLHVSSLLSSVFKLLMTHKVKLESNFASIVFAIMVLEGLGRSLDPKLDILEAAKPFLLQGGGFL
- the Adck2 gene encoding putative aarF domain-containing protein kinase 2 isoform X3, with protein sequence MVTLWRLSVRVCLSHLRCSEFRKEFGLPRPLGCSRNARLCWFLLGTLPKFISAHGDVGEGAPGTLCQRKTHWSDLAGNGRVEVAQAGPLGRVLLCLRLGLRAGILLAKFFPLLFLYPLTYLAPGFSTLWLHLLLKATETSGPTYIKLGQWASTRHDLFSEAFCAQFSKLHVQVTPHPWAHTECLLQQAFGEDWGSLLFFETQEPVGSGCVAQVYKAFASTTLLEKDRAWRLGQLSVPWLSSGSGAVWMLGGSFVKEWKPSESLADEAFVEKLLLPKADLVRSEGSMPQVPGHPPKSDHLVPVAVKVLHPGLLTQVYMDLLLMKIGSQALGLLPGVKWLSLPEIVEEFEKLMVQQIDLRYEARNLEHFQHNFENMTSVRFPTPLHPLITRDILVETYEESVPVSSYQQAGIPDDLKRRIAQLGINMLLKMIFVDNFVHGDLHPGNILVQGAGGLSPRLDTQQRQGHRVAELILHHARANECKDVERFKAEMATLVTQARKNTLTLEKLHVSSLLSSVFKLLMTHKVKLESNFASIVFAIMVLEGLGRSLDPKLDILEAAKPFLLQGGGFL